Proteins from one Microbacterium sp. Root553 genomic window:
- a CDS encoding NAD(P)/FAD-dependent oxidoreductase has protein sequence MTENSDLVPPLRLIADGDGRHDFALRDYLTRSEVPFLSIMVPAGATSAAGIDLNGRRLPVIVLADGSILEDPTPEAVASALGWVKPPTKSTYDLIIYGAGPAGLSAAVYAASEGLAVAVIERDAVGGQAGFSSLIENYLGFPGGISGAELADRARRQALAFGADLIVMRYGIARTFRDHDVRALLADGSEIRARAALTATGVQWRRLGLEGEQRFEGTGIYYGAGTSEAAACIGQHVYVVGGANSAGQAAMNLAAHVAHVTVVVRGPSLSTTMSAYLLNRLAAQPNVTILVHTRVVAVDGDDHLRTIVLDQDGAITRLPATHLFVCIGGAPNTDWAVTTDVILDSRGYVLTGVDLGSDDLRRWPLARPPYHLETSVPGIFAAGDVRANSVKRVASAVGEGAMAVTLIHRYLADDGG, from the coding sequence ATGACCGAGAACTCTGATCTCGTGCCGCCGCTGCGTCTGATCGCCGACGGTGATGGCCGACACGACTTCGCACTGCGCGACTACCTCACCCGCAGCGAGGTGCCCTTCCTCTCGATCATGGTTCCCGCGGGAGCGACCTCCGCAGCGGGCATCGACCTGAACGGCAGACGTCTGCCCGTCATCGTCCTCGCAGACGGCTCGATCCTCGAGGATCCGACGCCCGAGGCGGTGGCGTCGGCGCTGGGGTGGGTGAAGCCTCCGACGAAGTCGACGTACGACCTGATCATCTACGGCGCGGGGCCCGCGGGACTCTCGGCAGCCGTGTACGCCGCGTCCGAGGGTCTCGCTGTGGCCGTGATCGAACGAGACGCGGTCGGCGGACAGGCCGGTTTCAGCAGCCTCATCGAGAACTATCTCGGCTTTCCCGGAGGCATCTCGGGGGCGGAGCTCGCCGACCGCGCTCGTCGGCAGGCCCTCGCCTTCGGCGCCGATCTCATCGTCATGAGGTACGGGATCGCCCGCACGTTCCGCGACCATGACGTGCGGGCACTGCTCGCGGACGGCTCGGAGATCCGTGCCCGCGCGGCGCTGACCGCGACGGGCGTGCAGTGGCGCAGGCTCGGCCTCGAGGGCGAGCAGCGCTTCGAGGGCACGGGCATCTACTACGGCGCGGGCACCAGCGAAGCAGCAGCGTGCATAGGCCAGCACGTCTACGTGGTCGGCGGCGCCAACTCGGCGGGCCAGGCCGCGATGAACCTCGCCGCTCATGTCGCGCACGTCACGGTCGTGGTCCGCGGCCCGTCGCTCTCGACGACGATGTCGGCATACCTGCTCAACCGACTCGCCGCGCAGCCGAACGTCACGATCCTCGTCCACACCCGAGTCGTCGCCGTCGACGGCGACGACCACCTGCGCACGATCGTCCTCGATCAGGACGGCGCAATCACGCGCCTCCCCGCGACCCACCTCTTCGTCTGCATCGGCGGCGCCCCCAATACGGACTGGGCCGTGACCACCGATGTGATTCTCGACAGTCGTGGATACGTGCTGACCGGCGTCGACCTCGGGTCCGACGATCTGCGACGTTGGCCGCTGGCACGCCCTCCGTACCATCTCGAGACGTCGGTGCCGGGGATCTTCGCCGCCGGCGACGTCCGTGCGAACTCCGTCAAGCGGGTCGCATCAGCCGTGGGCGAAGGAGCCATGGCCGTCACTCTCATCCATCGATATCTCGCCGACGACGGAGGCTGA